A stretch of DNA from Patescibacteria group bacterium:
TTGAGCCAATACGTCTTGCGCTGATTCAATTTTTGGCAAAGTTTCTTCCTGAATATTTAACGCTCTTTTTGTTAATTCCATTGCAGATAAAATTATACACGCTTTTGCCGGGCCAATCCCCTTTATTTTCGCCAAATCACTATACTGCATTTTTAATAATTTTCTTTTTGAATATTTTTGCAAAATTTGTTTCGCAACTTCAATAACATTTTTGCCTTTTATGCCAGTTCCCAATAAAATAGCCAAAAGCTCCTCGTCTTTTAAATTTGAAGCGCTTTTGGCGATTAATTTTTCCCTTGGTCTTTCAATTTTTGGAATATCTTTTATTTTCATACTTATAAT
This window harbors:
- the radC gene encoding DNA repair protein RadC — translated: MKIKDIPKIERPREKLIAKSASNLKDEELLAILLGTGIKGKNVIEVAKQILQKYSKRKLLKMQYSDLAKIKGIGPAKACIILSAMELTKRALNIQEETLPKIESAQDVLAQAVYLRDKTREHFMVIYLNARNEMIFKKPMFIGTLNASLVHPREIFQEALKQNSASVILVHNHPSGDSEPSEDDLLVTKRIVDAGKTMGIDVLDHIIITKNKIYSFKENKLI